In one window of Pseudoliparis swirei isolate HS2019 ecotype Mariana Trench chromosome 15, NWPU_hadal_v1, whole genome shotgun sequence DNA:
- the LOC130205305 gene encoding collagen alpha-1(X) chain-like produces MNFAIFLFVLPFCGLTLAQKLNDTIVVENIIETQSCDPVICVFLKEFSAMTEKMRAMETRLKDSETRLTESETQILELQNKERTTVVFSAALGGEDRHIGPFNTIITLIYRRVITNIDNAYNPSTESDHTVIFTSIFTAPIAGVYYFTFYYHSAMFHPVDLNLYKNDQFLAKSHDHEALQDRADNGGNAVFAQLQQGDQVFVRMSAHTHVWANNVSTTFSGFLVNEV; encoded by the exons ATGAATTTTGCCATTTTCTTGTTCGTTTTGCCTTTTTGCGGCTTGACTTTGGCCCAGAAATTGAACGATACCATTGTCGTGGAGAATATAATTGAAACACAATCATGCGATCCTGTCATATGTGTTTTCCTGAAAGAGTTTAGTGCCATGACAGAAAAGATGAGAGCTATGGAAACCAGACTGAAGGACAGTGAAACCAGATTAACAGAGAGTGAAACCCAGATTCTTGAACTGCAGAACAAAG AAAGAACCACGGTGGTGTTCAGCGCAGCACTTGGAGGAGAAGATAGACACATTGGACCCTTCAACACAATCATAACTTTAATCTACAGAAGAGTGATAACAAATATTGATAATGCCTACAATCCATCCACAG AAAGTGACCACACTGTAATTTTCACAAGTATCTTCACTGCGCCCATAGCAGGCGTTTACTACTTCACCTTCTATTATCATTCTGCAATGTTTCACCCAGTAGATCTAAACCTCTACAAGAATGACCAGTTTCTCGCAAAGTCCCATGACCATGAGGCATTGCAAGACAGGGCCGACAACGGAGGCAACGCAGTGTTTGCGCAGCTGCAGCAGGGGGACCAGGTGTTCGTGCGCATGAGTGCTCATACACATGTTTGGGCAAACAATGTATCTACCACCTTCAGCGGTTTCTTGGTCAATGAAGTTTGA
- the oacyl gene encoding O-acyltransferase like protein produces the protein MYDAFGKMGSNVKGGNANQPGLLQQCRSAHGTAFSGQYCQVFLRQEKVQYFVGICVPDSCGEDDVQMLVLDGRLQLGQNSLIPPLPPILVNHSTQEMIMTHCLSNAIAPDASDVTCLVVCCVMVALPLAATLFTAIIRWQKNREARPTQAESVCLNTDLNLYGTLTTNGSSRSDINSGASEDNGNKTRPSCFPQGCVQRCLQAFSLQTTSQGVFSTSSSVAGGYSSLNGIRVLSLLWIICGHSAQFPVINNLDNYKDWKKTVESNPLHVLTISGPVFLAVDTFLLLGGLLSARSLLGAIDRAEDKLSPSLVAGYFFRRIKRIQPLHIFIMCLTVGLISVIQWGPYWFPFIDTMMDCKTYWWANVLLISNLLPVHEICIPWTWYLSLDFQCYATTPLLIYFYRLNRGVFVVVAGGLLLMTTVASAVITALLQLPVFQPSTLTSENYVLSYYVRPHTRYGPFLIGILTGIYLTTKKDQLLKQKWQAALGWLCCLSVMATVVGLAYILRETPAHLSVPHALYQGLHRPLWALAVTWIILACEEGYGGFIKSLLSLGFWVPLSNISFACYLTHPVFIILYIGLQETPIHYTDINFMYLFLGHLLLTLVVSYVFTVLVEKPYLLLKWSRT, from the exons A TGTATGATGCATTTGGAAAGATGGGGAGCAACGTGAAAGGAGGTAACGCCAACCAGCCCGGCCTGCTGCAGCAGTGTCGCTCTGCACACGGTACTGCCTTCTCTGGACAGTACTGCCAGGTGTTCCTCAGGCAG GAAAAAGTGCAGTACTTTGTGGGTATTTGCGTTCCTGACTCCTGTGGAGAAGACGATGTGCAGATGCTGGTGCTGGACG GGAGACTTCAGTTGGGCCAGAATTCCCTTATTCCTCCTTTACCTCCCATCCTGGTCAACCATTCCACTCAGGAGATGATCATGACCCACTGTTTGTCCAACGCCATTGCTCCTGATGCATCTGATGTCACCTGCCT GGTTGTGTGTTGTGTCATGGTAGCACTTCCCCTTGCGGCTACGCTCTTCACGGCTATAATAAGATGGCAAAAGAACAGAGAGGCCAGGCCCACGCAGGCGGAGTCTGTCTGTCTCAACACCGACCTCAATCTTTATGGGACCCTGACGACCAATGGCTCCTCCAGGAGCGATATTAATAGTGGCGCCTCAGAGGACAACGGCAATA AAACACGCCCCTCGTGTTTTCCTCAAGGCTGCGTGCAACGATGCCTTCAGGCGTTCTCTCTGCAGACCACCAGCCAGGGCGTCTTTAGCACCTCCTCATCCGTCGCAGGAGGATACTCCTCCCTCAATGGCATCCGTGTCCTCAGCCTGTTGTGGATCATATGTGGACACTCGGCACAGTTCCCCGTAATAAACAACCTGG ATAACTACAAAGACTGGAAGAAAACCGTAGAAAGCAACCCTCTGCATGTGCTCACCATCAGCGGGCCTGTGTTTCTGGCTGTGGACACATTTCTGCTGCTAGG GGGTCTGCTCAGTGCGAGGTCTCTGCTGGGCGCCATCGACAGGGCTGAAGACAAACTGAGCCCCAGCCTGGTGGCCGGCTACTTCTTCAGGCGGATTAAACG GATTCAACCCCTGCATATATTCATCATGTGTCTAACCGTTGGCCTCATCTCGGTCATCCAGTGGGGACCCTACTGGTTCCCATTCATTGATACTATGATGGATTGCAAGACTTACTGGTGGGCTAACGTACTGTTGATAAGCAATCTCCTCCCGGTCCATGAGATA TGTATTCCGTGGACATGGTACCTGTCTCTGGACTTCCAGTGTTATGCTACCACTCCTCTGTTGATCTATTTTTACAGACT AAACAGAGGAGTGTTTGTGGTTGTTGCTGGAGGCCTGCTGCTGATGACCACTGTGGCCAGCGCTGTGATAACTGCCCTCCTGCAGCTGCCAGTCTTCCAGCCATCTACCCT AACGTCTGAGAATTATGTTTTGTCTTACTATGTGAGACCGCACACGAGGTACGGGCCATTCTTAATAGGAATCTTGACTGGAATATATTTGACAACAAAGAAAGATCAGCTGCTAAAGCAAAAG TGGCAAGCAGCTCTTGGTTGGTTGTGCTGCCTGTCCGTCATGGCCACGGTGGTCGGACTGGCCTACATCCTCAGGGAGACGCCGGCCCACCTATCTGTGCCACACGCCCTCTACCAGGGACTACACCGGCCCCTCTGGGCTCTGGCTGTGACCTGGATCATCCTGGCCTGTGAGGAGGGTTACGGAG GTTTCATCAAGAGCCTCTTGTCTTTGGGTTTCTGGGTCCCCCTTTCCAACATTAGCTTTGCCTGCTATTTAACACATCCCGTCTTCATCATCCTCTACATCGGCTTGCAGGAGACCCCAATTCACTACACAGACATCAACTTC atGTACCTGTTCCTCGGCCACCTGCTGCTCACGCTGGTGGTCAGCTATGTGTTCACCGTGCTGGTTGAGAAGCCATACCTCCTCCTGAAATGGAGCCGCACATAA